One genomic region from Pseudomonas hormoni encodes:
- the queA gene encoding tRNA preQ1(34) S-adenosylmethionine ribosyltransferase-isomerase QueA, with product MRVADFTFELPDSLIARHPLAERRNSRLLTLDGVSGALAHRQFTDLLEHLRPGDLMVFNNTRVIPARLFGQKASGGKLEILVERVLDSHRVLAHVRSSKSPKPGSKILIDGGGEAEMLARHDALFELGFAEEVLPLLDRVGHMPLPPYIDRPDEGSDRERYQTVYAERLGAVAAPTAGLHFDQPLMEAIAAKGVETAFVTLHVGAGTFQPVRVEKIEDHHMHTEWLEVGQDVVDAVAACRARGGRVVAVGTTSVRSLESAARDGVLKPFSGDTDIFIYPGRPFHVVDCLVTNFHLPESTLLMLVSAFAGYPEAMAAYKAAVEHQYRFFSYGDAMFITRNPAPRGPEDKE from the coding sequence ATGCGCGTTGCTGACTTTACTTTCGAACTCCCTGATTCGCTGATTGCTCGCCACCCTTTGGCCGAGCGTCGCAACAGTCGCCTGTTGACCCTTGATGGGGTCAGCGGCGCCCTGGCACACCGTCAATTCACTGATTTGCTTGAGCATTTGCGCCCGGGCGATTTGATGGTGTTCAACAATACCCGGGTGATTCCGGCGCGGCTGTTTGGCCAGAAGGCTTCCGGCGGCAAGCTGGAAATCCTGGTGGAGCGGGTGCTCGACAGTCATCGCGTGCTGGCCCATGTGCGCTCCAGCAAGTCGCCGAAGCCGGGTTCGAAGATCCTGATCGACGGCGGTGGCGAGGCTGAGATGCTTGCGCGTCACGATGCGTTGTTCGAGTTGGGGTTTGCCGAAGAGGTGTTGCCGCTGCTCGACCGTGTCGGGCACATGCCGTTGCCTCCTTATATAGACCGCCCGGATGAAGGCTCGGACCGCGAGCGTTATCAGACGGTGTACGCCGAGCGCCTGGGCGCGGTGGCGGCGCCGACGGCGGGGCTGCATTTCGATCAGCCGCTGATGGAGGCGATTGCCGCCAAGGGCGTCGAGACCGCGTTCGTGACCTTGCACGTCGGTGCGGGCACGTTCCAGCCGGTGCGGGTCGAGAAGATCGAAGATCACCACATGCACACCGAGTGGCTGGAAGTCGGCCAGGACGTGGTCGATGCTGTTGCGGCTTGCCGCGCTCGCGGTGGTCGCGTGGTGGCGGTGGGGACCACCAGCGTGCGTTCGCTGGAAAGTGCCGCGCGCGATGGCGTGCTCAAGCCGTTCAGTGGCGACACCGACATCTTTATCTACCCGGGCCGGCCGTTTCATGTGGTCGATTGCCTGGTCACCAACTTTCATTTGCCCGAATCCACGCTGTTGATGCTGGTTTCGGCGTTCGCCGGTTATCCCGAAGCCATGGCCGCTTATAAAGCCGCCGTGGAGCATCAATACCGCTTTTTCAGCTACGGTGATGCGATGTTTATCACCCGTAACCCCGCACCACGTGGCCCTGAGGACAAAGAATGA
- the tgt gene encoding tRNA guanosine(34) transglycosylase Tgt has translation MSFELLATDGKARRGRLTFPRGTVETPAFMPVGTYGTVKGMLPRDITATGAEIILGNTFHLWLRPGTEVIKKHGDLHDFMQWKGPILTDSGGFQVFSLGAMRKIKEEGVTFASPVDGAKVFMGPEESMQVQRDLGSDIVMIFDECTPYPADEDVARISMELSLRWAKRSKEAHGDNTAALFGIVQGGMHQDLRMRSLEGLDKIGFDGLAIGGLSVGEPKHEMIKVLDYLPGQMPADKPRYLMGVGKPEDLVEGVRRGVDMFDCVMPTRNARNGHLFIDTGVLKIRNAFHRHDDSPLDPTCDCYTCQNFSRAYLHHLDKCGEMLGSMLNTIHNLRHYQVLMAGLREAIQQGTLAAFVDAFYAKRGLPVPPLD, from the coding sequence ATGTCGTTTGAGTTGCTTGCTACTGACGGCAAGGCTCGTCGCGGTCGTTTGACCTTCCCGCGCGGTACCGTCGAGACCCCGGCGTTCATGCCGGTGGGTACTTACGGCACTGTGAAGGGCATGCTGCCGCGGGATATCACCGCCACCGGCGCGGAAATCATTCTGGGTAACACCTTCCACTTGTGGCTGCGTCCTGGCACCGAAGTGATCAAGAAGCACGGCGACCTGCACGATTTCATGCAGTGGAAAGGCCCGATTCTTACAGACTCCGGCGGTTTCCAGGTGTTCAGCCTGGGCGCGATGCGCAAGATCAAGGAGGAGGGCGTGACCTTCGCTTCTCCGGTTGATGGCGCCAAAGTGTTCATGGGGCCGGAAGAGTCGATGCAGGTCCAGCGTGACCTGGGCTCGGACATCGTGATGATTTTCGACGAATGCACGCCGTACCCGGCTGATGAAGACGTCGCTCGTATCTCCATGGAGCTGTCGTTGCGTTGGGCCAAGCGTTCGAAAGAAGCCCATGGCGACAACACGGCGGCGCTGTTCGGTATCGTTCAGGGCGGCATGCACCAGGATTTGCGCATGCGTTCGCTGGAAGGCCTCGACAAGATCGGCTTCGATGGCCTGGCCATTGGCGGTCTGTCGGTGGGCGAGCCGAAGCACGAGATGATCAAGGTGCTGGATTACCTGCCGGGCCAGATGCCGGCTGACAAACCTCGTTACCTTATGGGCGTTGGCAAACCGGAAGATCTGGTTGAGGGTGTGCGCCGCGGTGTGGACATGTTCGATTGCGTGATGCCAACCCGTAATGCCCGCAATGGGCATCTGTTCATTGATACCGGCGTGCTGAAGATCCGTAACGCGTTTCATCGCCATGATGATTCGCCGCTCGATCCGACCTGCGATTGCTATACCTGCCAGAACTTCTCCCGCGCTTATCTGCATCACCTGGACAAGTGCGGCGAAATGCTGGGAAGCATGCTCAATACCATCCATAACTTGCGTCATTATCAAGTGCTTATGGCTGGTTTGCGCGAGGCTATTCAACAGGGTACATTGGCCGCCTTTGTCGATGCCTTCTACGCCAAACGCGGGTTACCTGTTCCGCCTTTGGACTGA
- the suhB gene encoding type III secretion system regulator SuhB, whose amino-acid sequence MQPMLNIALRAARSASELIFRSIERLDTIKVDEKDAKDYVSEVDRAAEQKIIDALRKAYPNHSIMGEETGMHAGTGIEGEEYLWIIDPLDGTTNFLRGIPHFAVSIACKYRGRLEHAVVLDPVRQEEFTASRGRGAQLNGRRLRVSGRTSLDGALLGTGFPFRDDQMDNLDNYLGMFRALVGQTAGIRRAGSASLDLAYVAAGRFDAFWESGLSEWDMAAGALLIQEAGGLVSDFTGGHDFLEKGHIVAGNTKCFKAVLTAIQPHLPASLKR is encoded by the coding sequence ATGCAGCCCATGCTGAATATCGCGCTGCGCGCCGCCCGCAGCGCCAGTGAATTGATCTTCCGCTCCATCGAGCGCCTGGATACCATCAAGGTCGACGAAAAAGACGCCAAGGATTACGTATCCGAGGTGGATCGCGCCGCTGAACAGAAAATCATCGACGCGCTGCGCAAGGCCTACCCGAACCACTCGATCATGGGTGAAGAAACCGGCATGCACGCCGGCACCGGGATCGAAGGCGAAGAATACCTTTGGATCATCGATCCGCTGGACGGCACCACCAACTTCCTGCGCGGCATTCCTCACTTCGCTGTCAGCATCGCCTGCAAATACCGCGGTCGCCTGGAACACGCTGTTGTTCTGGACCCGGTTCGCCAGGAAGAATTCACCGCCAGCCGTGGTCGCGGCGCTCAACTGAACGGTCGTCGCCTGCGCGTCAGCGGTCGCACCAGCCTCGACGGCGCCCTGCTGGGTACCGGTTTCCCGTTCCGTGACGACCAGATGGACAACCTCGACAACTACCTGGGCATGTTCCGCGCCCTGGTTGGCCAGACTGCCGGCATCCGCCGCGCTGGCTCGGCGAGCCTGGACCTGGCTTACGTAGCTGCCGGCCGTTTCGACGCGTTCTGGGAGTCGGGCCTGTCCGAATGGGACATGGCTGCAGGCGCCCTGCTGATCCAGGAAGCCGGCGGTTTGGTGAGCGACTTCACCGGCGGTCACGACTTCCTTGAAAAAGGCCACATCGTTGCCGGCAACACCAAATGCTTCAAGGCAGTTTTGACGGCGATCCAGCCGCACCTGCCGGCCTCGCTGAAGCGCTAA
- a CDS encoding ABC-three component system protein, whose translation MLLFDNDNTLKQHGIEYQKLIALELCLNASPNQQIWIECRGDVANENTSYEIKHHHNEHRLISNSEDAWKTIKNYTENYSATASFDQLVLHTTSSVPVDSIFFEWNKLSAKEKSEKLLSHLPSNTIKLHHDKITAFSKISLNEILKKFSIISEQPKLIQKWVLLKSHSTFTIVPEKYRDIAIQQLHGYITSLSVDNPNEWKIIINDFHRDLRHSLSKFTSERLPFIYTHESELDAESLKINFNFIKKMKDINLKEAELQSAISDYLRAQKTQVKIISATPTSIENLNIYDTDIHKTLKSEKSREAYELTAEEIGTVKAEHLSRKIFFTSTSKPHDQIMGFSDTQKYYRDGRIHHIVEEENFEWAFSKDEL comes from the coding sequence ATGCTTTTATTCGATAATGACAACACTCTCAAACAACATGGTATTGAATATCAAAAATTGATAGCACTTGAACTGTGCCTTAACGCTTCCCCCAATCAACAAATCTGGATCGAATGCAGAGGGGATGTAGCGAACGAAAATACGTCCTACGAAATCAAACACCATCACAACGAGCATCGTTTAATAAGCAATTCCGAAGATGCTTGGAAAACTATTAAAAATTACACGGAAAATTATTCCGCGACCGCTAGCTTCGATCAATTAGTGCTTCACACCACATCGTCTGTCCCCGTCGACTCTATTTTTTTTGAATGGAATAAATTATCAGCTAAAGAAAAGTCTGAAAAGCTGTTAAGTCATCTCCCATCAAACACTATCAAACTTCATCACGACAAAATAACAGCCTTCTCAAAAATCAGTCTCAACGAAATTCTTAAAAAATTCTCGATAATATCTGAACAACCTAAACTCATTCAAAAATGGGTACTTTTAAAATCACACAGCACCTTCACAATAGTGCCTGAAAAATATCGAGACATAGCCATTCAACAACTGCATGGTTATATAACATCACTTTCAGTGGACAACCCAAACGAATGGAAGATCATTATCAATGACTTTCACAGAGACTTAAGACACAGCTTATCAAAATTCACTTCGGAAAGACTTCCTTTTATATACACCCACGAATCTGAGCTTGATGCCGAGTCACTGAAAATAAACTTCAACTTCATAAAAAAAATGAAAGACATAAATCTGAAGGAGGCAGAATTACAATCTGCAATATCCGATTATCTACGAGCGCAAAAAACACAAGTAAAAATAATTTCGGCCACCCCGACATCAATCGAAAATCTAAACATATACGATACCGATATTCATAAAACACTCAAATCAGAAAAGTCCCGCGAAGCGTATGAACTTACAGCAGAGGAGATAGGAACGGTCAAGGCAGAGCATCTGTCTAGAAAGATTTTCTTTACTAGTACGTCCAAGCCTCACGATCAGATAATGGGGTTTAGCGACACCCAAAAATACTATAGAGACGGTAGAATTCATCATATTGTAGAAGAAGAAAATTTCGAGTGGGCATTCTCAAAGGATGAACTATGA
- a CDS encoding DUF3732 domain-containing protein gives MKAILDRILVFGENNEKREVSFTDGLNIITGDSKTGKSALLEIVDYCLFSSRSTIPKGVVENFSILYSIILKTNDKYLIIARPSSRTGNGGKAFLRIETNESIPKSIDITFFDSLTARTLKDVQLEVEKHLGLSVSDTRMNEEEDRVNAGKASLRSFVPFLFQHQNLIANKHSVFYRFDDFYKRKKTIDDYPVIIGWEHSEYFLYSRELEQKQKELKIFDKQQKSLELGKADFTDRLETLLTNYFSTIGLELQKGLPLAELKKIANNLPDFKNSSNSEINLNIKHKEKEAERQELKEKLDSTQDLITALEKNSGLSYDHTIQLNFLSAAGSVSSTENLACPICLNPAPKTLEKMETLKVSRENLQRELVKISTYTEDNSQQIEILRKERNDLKRKIGKISSEMTFIESQNKELKKTNSLRDQAIFAKGVTQSNINYLFSLAKDSPLSKDRDALVERISWLTSKLSGFDLKAKISKAEAFLSETMTTICNSLDFEEELKPGVLRFTLNDFVFYYNFMDKEKIHLSEMGSGANWLACHLSLFLSLLHLNCAEKNSSIPAFLIIDQPSQVYFPTRYGQDEEKTDAELDENIQQVINIFRVILNSLASIQKDSGFLPQVIVLEHADEPEFKDYVRARWKKNGEKLI, from the coding sequence ATGAAAGCAATACTCGACAGGATATTAGTTTTCGGGGAAAACAACGAAAAAAGGGAAGTATCCTTTACTGACGGACTTAATATAATAACGGGAGATTCCAAAACAGGAAAAAGCGCACTTCTGGAAATTGTAGATTACTGCCTATTTTCAAGCCGCTCAACAATACCTAAGGGTGTCGTTGAAAATTTTTCTATACTTTACTCCATCATTCTAAAAACGAATGACAAATACTTAATAATTGCAAGACCATCGTCACGAACAGGAAATGGAGGTAAAGCCTTCCTAAGAATTGAAACTAACGAAAGCATCCCTAAAAGTATCGATATTACTTTTTTCGACAGTTTGACTGCAAGGACATTAAAGGATGTTCAGCTGGAGGTTGAAAAGCACTTGGGGCTCTCCGTCTCTGACACCCGGATGAACGAAGAGGAAGATCGGGTTAATGCAGGAAAGGCATCTCTCAGGAGTTTCGTTCCATTTTTATTTCAACATCAAAATCTAATAGCAAACAAACACAGCGTATTTTATCGATTTGATGACTTTTACAAACGCAAAAAAACTATTGACGATTACCCAGTAATCATAGGCTGGGAACACAGCGAATATTTTCTATACTCAAGAGAACTTGAGCAAAAACAGAAAGAACTAAAAATTTTTGATAAACAACAAAAAAGCCTAGAGCTTGGAAAGGCCGATTTTACAGACCGTCTAGAAACATTACTAACTAACTACTTCAGCACCATTGGGCTAGAACTGCAAAAAGGGCTTCCACTAGCTGAATTAAAAAAAATAGCCAATAACCTTCCTGACTTCAAAAACAGTAGCAACAGCGAAATAAATCTAAATATCAAACATAAAGAAAAAGAAGCTGAACGGCAAGAACTCAAAGAGAAGCTAGATTCAACGCAAGACTTAATTACTGCCTTAGAGAAAAATTCGGGACTCTCCTATGACCACACAATACAACTAAACTTCCTATCTGCCGCTGGCAGTGTATCAAGCACAGAAAACTTAGCGTGTCCAATTTGTTTAAACCCAGCGCCGAAAACTTTAGAAAAAATGGAAACCTTGAAGGTTTCGAGAGAAAACCTACAGCGCGAACTCGTAAAAATAAGTACTTATACTGAGGACAACTCCCAACAAATTGAAATACTCCGAAAAGAGAGAAACGATCTAAAAAGAAAAATAGGAAAAATCTCATCCGAAATGACCTTTATTGAATCTCAAAACAAAGAGCTTAAAAAAACCAACTCGCTTCGCGACCAAGCTATATTTGCAAAAGGCGTCACACAATCAAATATAAACTATTTATTTTCTCTCGCGAAGGACAGTCCTCTATCTAAAGATAGAGATGCATTAGTAGAGCGAATATCTTGGCTGACGTCTAAGCTGTCAGGGTTTGACCTTAAAGCAAAAATATCAAAAGCGGAGGCATTTCTCTCCGAGACGATGACAACAATATGCAACAGCTTAGATTTTGAAGAAGAGTTAAAACCTGGAGTTTTACGCTTCACACTTAACGACTTCGTCTTTTATTACAACTTCATGGACAAAGAGAAAATCCATCTTTCAGAAATGGGTAGCGGCGCGAACTGGCTGGCATGTCACCTATCATTATTTCTTTCTCTTTTACACTTAAACTGCGCAGAAAAAAACTCATCGATACCCGCCTTTCTAATCATTGACCAGCCTAGTCAAGTATATTTTCCAACTCGATACGGCCAAGATGAAGAAAAGACAGACGCGGAGCTTGATGAAAACATCCAACAAGTTATCAACATCTTCCGCGTAATATTAAACTCTTTGGCGTCGATCCAAAAAGATAGCGGATTTCTTCCGCAAGTAATCGTGTTAGAACACGCAGATGAGCCTGAATTCAAAGATTACGTACGGGCACGCTGGAAAAAAAACGGAGAAAAACTAATCTAA
- the secF gene encoding protein translocase subunit SecF, translated as MLRTINFMGVRNFAFGVTLFLTALAIFSVLHKGMNWGLDFTGGTLIELTYERPADVTKVREQLVVSGYHEAIVQSFGATTDLLVRMPGEDPQLGHQVAEALLKVGGDNPATVKRVEFVGPQVGEELRDQGGLGMLMALGGILIYLAFRFQWKFAVGAIVSLIHDVIVTIGILSFFQITFDLTVLAAVLAIIGYSLNDTIVVFDRVRENFRVLRKASLIENINISTTQTLLRTMATSISTLLAIAALLFFGGDNLFGFSIALFVGVLAGTYSSIYIANVVLIWLNLSTEDLIPPVATDKEVDDRP; from the coding sequence ATGTTACGTACAATCAACTTCATGGGCGTTCGCAACTTCGCGTTCGGCGTCACATTGTTTCTTACTGCGCTGGCAATATTCAGTGTCTTGCATAAGGGCATGAACTGGGGCCTGGACTTCACCGGCGGTACGCTCATCGAGCTGACCTACGAGCGTCCGGCCGACGTCACCAAGGTGCGCGAGCAGTTGGTCGTCTCGGGTTATCACGAGGCGATCGTGCAGAGCTTCGGTGCAACCACCGATTTGCTGGTGCGTATGCCGGGTGAAGACCCGCAGCTGGGCCATCAAGTGGCAGAAGCGCTGCTGAAGGTCGGCGGCGACAACCCGGCGACGGTCAAGCGCGTCGAGTTCGTCGGCCCGCAGGTGGGTGAAGAGCTACGCGACCAGGGCGGCCTCGGCATGCTGATGGCGCTGGGCGGTATCCTGATCTACCTGGCTTTCCGCTTTCAGTGGAAGTTTGCGGTCGGTGCGATCGTTTCGCTGATCCACGACGTGATCGTGACCATCGGTATCCTGTCGTTCTTCCAGATCACCTTCGACCTGACAGTATTGGCGGCGGTGCTGGCGATCATCGGTTACTCGCTCAACGACACCATCGTGGTATTCGACCGGGTTCGTGAGAACTTCCGTGTGCTGCGCAAGGCCAGCCTGATCGAGAACATCAACATCTCGACCACGCAAACCCTGCTGCGGACCATGGCGACGTCGATCTCCACGTTGCTGGCGATCGCGGCACTGCTGTTCTTTGGTGGCGACAACCTGTTCGGCTTCTCCATCGCCCTGTTTGTCGGTGTTCTGGCGGGTACTTACTCGTCCATCTACATCGCCAACGTGGTGCTGATCTGGCTGAACCTGAGCACCGAGGATCTGATTCCTCCTGTGGCTACTGACAAGGAAGTCGACGACCGTCCATAA
- the secD gene encoding protein translocase subunit SecD, translated as MLNKYPLWKYILILAVLAVGLIYSAPNLYPDDPAIQVSGASTALQVNQADLDRVSAALKESGINVKAATLAANGKGGLIRLTKAEDQLPAKDVVRKALGDDYVVALNLAQTTPQWLRSLAAHPMKLGLDLSGGVHFLLEVDMDKAIDARLKVYEGDVKSLLRKEKLRYRSLPQLGGAIQLGFSDEASREQARALIRKNFNDFDIVPADLNGQAVLRLAMTPAKLAEIREYSIKQNLTTVRNRVNELGVAEPIVQRQGANRIVVELPGVQDTAEAKRILGKTANLEFRLAAEPGASKATSETFEFREGNRPPAQIERGLIITGDQVTDAKAGFGEHGTPEVNIRLDGHGGELMSRATRSNVGRSMAVIFIEQRPVTTYTKQVVNGVEKDVAVQTFKEEKKIISLATIQSPLGAQFRITGLNGQGESSELALLLRAGGLAAPMYFAEERTIGPSLGADNIVKGIDASLWGMLFVSLFIIAIYRFFGIIATVALAVNMVLLLALMSLLGATLTLPGIAGIVLTMGMAVDANVLIFSRIREEIAAGMTVQRAINEGFGRAFTAILDANLTTLLVGGILFAMGTGPVKGFAVTMSLGIFTSMFTAIMVTRAMVNLIFGGRDFKKLWI; from the coding sequence ATGCTGAACAAATACCCTCTGTGGAAATACATTCTGATCCTGGCGGTGCTGGCGGTCGGTCTGATTTATTCCGCTCCCAATCTATATCCTGATGACCCGGCCATTCAGGTCAGCGGTGCAAGCACTGCGCTGCAAGTCAATCAGGCTGATCTGGATCGTGTGAGCGCTGCGCTCAAGGAATCCGGGATCAACGTCAAGGCAGCCACTCTGGCAGCCAACGGCAAAGGCGGTCTGATTCGTCTGACCAAGGCTGAAGACCAGCTGCCGGCCAAAGACGTCGTGCGCAAGGCATTGGGTGATGACTACGTCGTTGCACTGAACCTGGCGCAAACCACCCCGCAATGGCTGCGCAGCCTCGCCGCGCACCCGATGAAGCTGGGTCTGGACTTGTCCGGTGGTGTGCACTTCCTGCTCGAAGTGGACATGGACAAAGCCATCGACGCACGCTTGAAAGTGTACGAAGGCGATGTGAAGAGCCTGTTGCGTAAAGAGAAACTGCGTTATCGCAGCCTGCCGCAACTGGGCGGTGCCATTCAGCTGGGTTTCAGTGATGAAGCTTCCCGCGAACAGGCCCGTGCACTGATCCGCAAGAACTTCAACGATTTCGACATTGTTCCGGCCGACCTCAATGGTCAGGCGGTGCTGCGTCTGGCGATGACCCCGGCCAAGCTGGCGGAAATCCGCGAATACTCCATCAAGCAGAACTTGACCACGGTACGTAACCGCGTCAACGAGCTGGGTGTTGCCGAACCGATCGTTCAGCGTCAGGGCGCCAACCGCATCGTGGTTGAGCTGCCGGGCGTGCAGGACACCGCAGAAGCCAAGCGTATCCTCGGCAAGACAGCCAACCTTGAGTTCCGTCTGGCGGCTGAGCCGGGCGCTTCGAAAGCCACTTCCGAAACCTTCGAGTTCCGTGAAGGCAATCGTCCGCCGGCACAGATCGAGCGTGGCCTGATCATCACCGGTGACCAGGTGACTGACGCCAAGGCTGGCTTCGGCGAGCACGGCACGCCGGAAGTGAACATCCGTCTGGATGGTCACGGTGGCGAGCTGATGAGCCGTGCGACCCGCAGCAACGTCGGTCGCAGCATGGCGGTGATCTTCATCGAGCAACGTCCGGTCACCACTTACACCAAGCAAGTGGTTAACGGCGTCGAGAAAGACGTAGCGGTTCAAACCTTCAAGGAAGAGAAGAAGATCATCAGCCTGGCGACCATCCAGTCGCCGCTGGGTGCTCAATTCCGCATCACTGGCCTGAACGGTCAGGGCGAGTCGTCCGAACTGGCGCTGCTGTTGCGTGCCGGTGGTCTGGCTGCACCGATGTACTTCGCTGAAGAGCGCACCATTGGCCCGAGCCTGGGTGCCGACAACATCGTCAAAGGTATCGATGCCTCGCTGTGGGGCATGCTGTTTGTCTCGCTGTTCATCATCGCCATCTACCGCTTCTTCGGCATCATCGCCACCGTCGCGCTGGCCGTGAACATGGTGCTGCTGCTGGCCCTGATGTCGCTGCTGGGTGCAACGCTGACCCTGCCGGGTATCGCCGGTATCGTATTGACCATGGGTATGGCGGTCGACGCCAACGTTCTGATCTTCTCGCGGATTCGTGAAGAGATCGCGGCGGGCATGACCGTACAGCGGGCAATCAACGAAGGCTTCGGCCGGGCATTTACTGCGATTCTCGACGCCAACCTGACCACATTGCTGGTCGGCGGGATTCTCTTTGCGATGGGCACCGGCCCGGTCAAAGGCTTCGCAGTGACCATGTCCCTCGGGATCTTTACCTCGATGTTCACGGCCATCATGGTGACCCGCGCGATGGTCAACCTGATCTTCGGCGGTCGTGACTTCAAGAAGTTGTGGATTTAA
- a CDS encoding three component ABC system middle component: protein MNSHDIQRLLFNPAWTGNLLQHFLSGCHISKLKTIKIELIYIALPMIFDQILRDALSTKKISSTFSSLFKNATLKNRLISIDIKISDFLPFTNDSLIVIHDKITVSEDGFISTTTPLDYKKSPEALRVYCKAAYNLGAILSKEDHREVLLRIGASA from the coding sequence ATGAACTCTCATGACATTCAACGTCTGCTTTTCAATCCAGCCTGGACGGGAAATCTCCTACAGCACTTCCTAAGTGGCTGTCATATTTCAAAGCTAAAAACTATAAAAATTGAGCTCATATACATTGCCCTCCCCATGATTTTTGATCAAATATTAAGGGATGCTCTGTCTACAAAAAAAATATCCTCAACGTTCAGCAGCCTGTTCAAAAATGCAACATTAAAAAATCGACTAATATCAATAGATATTAAAATTTCAGACTTCTTGCCTTTCACCAATGACTCCTTGATAGTTATCCATGACAAAATAACGGTAAGCGAAGATGGATTTATTTCCACTACAACTCCTCTAGACTACAAAAAATCTCCCGAGGCTTTAAGAGTTTATTGCAAAGCGGCTTATAACCTCGGCGCCATTTTATCTAAAGAAGACCATAGAGAAGTACTTTTGAGAATTGGAGCCAGCGCATGA
- a CDS encoding glycine zipper 2TM domain-containing protein — MNKSLLVGAVLGAVGVTAGGAVATYSLVKSGPEYAQVLAVEPVKTQIKTPREVCKDVTVTRQAPVKDQHQIAGTVVGALAGGLLGNQIGGGTGKKIATVAGAVGGGYAGNKVQEGMQERDTYTTTQTRCNTVNDISDKVVGYDVRYSLDGKEGKVRMDRDPGNQIPVDKEGKLILSQNQQGQ, encoded by the coding sequence GTGAACAAGTCGTTGCTGGTTGGTGCGGTATTGGGTGCTGTCGGTGTGACTGCCGGGGGTGCTGTTGCCACCTACAGCCTGGTTAAAAGCGGCCCTGAGTATGCGCAAGTTCTAGCCGTTGAACCGGTCAAGACACAAATCAAGACGCCACGTGAAGTGTGCAAGGACGTAACGGTTACCCGGCAAGCGCCGGTGAAAGATCAACACCAGATTGCCGGTACAGTGGTGGGTGCGCTGGCAGGTGGTCTGCTGGGGAACCAGATCGGCGGCGGCACCGGCAAGAAAATTGCCACGGTTGCGGGCGCGGTCGGTGGTGGTTACGCCGGCAACAAGGTTCAGGAAGGCATGCAGGAGCGTGACACCTACACCACGACGCAGACTCGCTGTAATACAGTGAATGACATCAGCGACAAGGTTGTTGGGTATGACGTTCGTTATTCGCTGGATGGCAAGGAAGGCAAGGTGCGGATGGATCGCGATCCGGGCAACCAGATTCCGGTGGATAAGGAAGGTAAGTTGATCCTTTCGCAGAATCAGCAGGGTCAGTAA
- the yajC gene encoding preprotein translocase subunit YajC, whose protein sequence is MSFFISNAMADAAAPAAAGPMGGGFEWIFLVGFLVIFYLMIWRPQAKRAKEQKNLLSSLQKGDEVVTTGGIAGKITKVADDFVVLEVSDTVEMKFQKGAIAATLPKGTLKAI, encoded by the coding sequence ATGAGCTTTTTTATCTCGAATGCCATGGCTGACGCTGCTGCACCGGCCGCTGCCGGCCCAATGGGTGGCGGTTTTGAGTGGATTTTCCTGGTCGGTTTCCTGGTCATCTTCTACCTGATGATCTGGCGTCCACAGGCCAAGCGCGCCAAAGAGCAGAAGAACCTGCTGAGCAGCCTGCAGAAAGGCGACGAAGTTGTGACTACCGGCGGCATCGCCGGCAAGATCACTAAAGTGGCTGACGATTTCGTGGTTCTGGAAGTTTCCGACACCGTCGAAATGAAGTTCCAGAAAGGCGCCATTGCCGCCACGCTGCCAAAAGGCACGCTGAAAGCGATCTAA